The nucleotide sequence ACAGAGAACAAGATAGCTTCAGGAACATAAAATGAGCTATTTTACAATGTAATGTCTCAAGGTGTTCTAACTACTACATCTCCTCTGACTTAAAGGGAAATAGTGAAGATTACATTTTCAGTAGAGTAGGGACCTGGATACTACTAGCCCAAAAAACTCACTGCATCAACTCaaactaaatgtttattttacaaataactaAACGAGCCCAAGCACATGGATCATAAAATCTTCAAACACCTAGCAAGCACTACTTTTCATGAGTGCATTATGCAGGAGGATTAAGTTAACAAGTGCTCTGCAGTCTGTGCTTCAATGTAAGACATTCGTAGTGATGGTCACTGAGTAAGACAAAAAGCCCTACAAATGTAATAAACAGCAGTGATTTTGCTATCTAATTAAATTCCTTGAAGCAAAATGACTACTAGGTTATATTACTGTTATTATATTACATCACTCAACTATGAGCTGTTCTGTTTCCAATGACCAGAACATACgttataataacaaaaacaaaaaaggactaTTCTCAAGAAAGTAACAAACTGGAGTGATGAACTGTGCCAAAATGTTTGAGAGTTCAGGAGAGACTGAattgtttctcaaatattttatagttaaagCACCCTCTGGTGTAGACAGAGTACTTGGTTTACAGTAATGTAAACTTTCAAAGACATGAAATGTGGCCAGTATACTATATTTAAACTTAATTTGAGAAAAGTACCAAAAAAGAAGTCCCTTTAGTTATGCTTGATTAGACCAAATAACTAAAACATACCATTCAGCTCACCTGTCTACATACAGTGTAGTGTTGATATTAGAATTACAAAGcagaaaatgaagtattttaaacATACCACATGCTACACTAGTCAAGAGGTAAGGAGGAAAAGTTAGCCCTAGAAACTGCCTTACCAGCAGCCTGACgggtttaaaaaaacaaaaacacacaaatctTCCATAAACACTATCTTTCCAGCTTCAAACTTCTGTTCTATATTAAAAaggtatatttaaattttttggtcCCAGAAATACTATATAAAACCAGGTGATCAAAACAAAACTTATGTCatgaattttaagagtttttagcaaaaaagttatttttgaacTGGCACAGCAAACGCAAAGTTGAATATCATGATACACAAGACTAATCATGCAAACAACTGTAAGTGGGATGTGTTACTTAAACACTAAGCTCATGACTGACATTCTCAATATataccactgatttttttttttaagccatggTGCGGTAGATATAGTTCAAGGATACCCATTCTAAGATgtaagaaggccgggcgcggtggctcacgcctgtaatcccagcactttgggaggccgaggcgggcggatcacaaggtcaggagatcgagaccatggtgaaaccccgtctctactaaaaaaatacaaaaaatgagccgggcgcggtggcgggcgcctgtagttccagctactcgggaggctgaggcaggagaatggcgtgaacccaggaggtggagcttgcagtgagcgaggatcgcgccactgcactccagcttgggcgacagagagagactccgtctccaaaaaaaaaaaaaaaagatgtaagtaGCCTCACTCAAAGTTATGTAACTATTACTTTTTGGTATAATGACTTCCTCTCTCTTCtacaaacaaaaggaaagcaacaaaacaaaggtTTGCTTGAATACGCATTAAGCTGTCTTGCTAAAGTCATATTTTTAACTGCTTACATTACCAAAAAGAATCTTTTAAGTTTTCTCATCAACAAGGAAACTTCTTTCCCAAGGAGCTATTTTAGGCCTAATCCTTGTAATTAGAACCTTTCCAAATACTCTGGGAAGTTATTTCCAGTTAAGAATTTCAGAATGTCAGCCTTGAACAGATTTAAGCAAATCTGGTTTCTTTCCTCATTAACAAGTTAGTTAGGATATTTCAGAAACACAAGTTATTGATGTGAAATTACACATGtgaattcaaatataaaaattagaaattcaggAAAACCTGCACACATCATCATGCAATGAAGGACTTACCCCTTCTTTTCAGCCGTGGCCTAGGCTGCCTGctaagttaaaaaacaacagtTTCAATCAAGGTTTTAAAACCAGATTATGCCTAAATCTTATGAGTTATAATTTCTGTCACATCATGTGAAAAAAACACAACCCCACAAATGACTTGGTAATGATTACCTCAGAAGACAGCTCtgagaacaaaaaaacaaaaaacacatcacATCCTTCCAGTGAAAACTGTTATTGTAGTGAGATACTAAATTATTTAAACACAATCAACAAAAGGAAGTTTGTTAGCATAGTCTATTGGAGAGAAATGAGAACTCCATTTAATGAGCTTCATTTAATGATTCTGTCTTACATGCATAGACCTCTCACAACTAAGAATTAGTGCTTCTCAGAATccaaatggcttttattaaaataactacaaagaaatggaaattgagAAAAAGGTAGTAGTGGGGTAAAATAATATATCCTTATATGTAGAAATAGACTTGCAGTTTCTCACGCCCACTCCAGTCTAAATTAAATGGATTTAAAGTTGATTTTcaacacatttattaaaaacttttcACCTAGGCAGGgacactaatttaaaaatttcaagttcTTAGTATAGAGCCCAAGACCTAAAACTATTAGTCTTGCAGCAAATAGCCAAAATTTCTGGTtgtgcttttctcttttgttatttgATCACTAACAAGAAGATTAACTATAATggactaggggaaaaaaaaaaatcactgcactTGGAATTTGACTTCTAGAATGGTATTCCAAAATGTCTAAGAAGGTAAAGACAGTCCTTAAGAAACAGGATAAATCATTGGGCAGgtggctctttgggaggccaaggtgggagagttgcttgaggaaaggagcttgagaccagcctggccaataaggtgagacctcatatcttaaaaaaaaaaacaaaacaaaacaacaacaacaaaaacaagaaaaccacaTTGTAAGCTGTTAGGAATCCTTTATACTAACCGAGCATTAAAGTCAAtttgagggccaggcatggtggctcacgcctgtaatcccagcgctttgggaggctgaggtgggaggatcacgaggtcaggagttccaaaccagcctaactaacatggtgcgaccccatctctattaaaaatacaaaaattagccgggcgtggtggcacgcgcctgcattcccagctactcaggaggctgaggcaggagaatcgcatgagcgcgggaggtggaggttgcagtgagctgagattgcgccactccagcctgagtgacaaagcgagactctgtttcaaaaaaaagaaaaaaaaaaagttaatttgaggccaggtgtggtggatcacacctgtaatcccagcaccttgggaggctgacacgggtggatctcctgagcccaggggttggagaccagcctcggcaacataacgaaaccctgtctctaccaaaaatacaaaaaaaaattagctgggcatggtggcgcatgcctgtagtcccagctactcagtaggctgagatgggaggatggcttgtgtccaggaggtggaggttgtagtgagccaagatcgtaccactgcagtccaacctgggtgacaaagtgagaccccatccccccaccccctcaaaaaaaagagtcaacTTGAGTGCTAACTTTTATAAAGCTCAGGAGACATAAGATAATTAGAACAAtgtataaaactaaataaaagataGCTTCAgtgatctttttaatttttttcagacactgtgtttctgtcacccagggtagtggggcatgatcacagctcacttcaccctcaacctccccaggctctgctgatcctcccaccttggcctcaagTAGgaaggactacaggcacgtgccagctaccacactcagctaatttttgtactttttgtagagacagggtcttgctatgtttcccaggctggtcttgaactcttgggctcaaaatctgcccacctcagcctcccacaaagtgctgggattacagtcatgagccaccgtgcccagcccataaaCCTTTAAAAGCCAAAATTACGTACCCAAATTTGGTATCCTAGGCTCAGGCAAAGTTTAAAAGTGTAGGGCAACTGGATAAAACATaacaatcagaaataataagGCTTATCTTTAGCAACATTTCCTTAAATTATGACTTcccattttggggaaaaaaaaagtttcttgtaCAAAGGAATAatgggttgggcgcggtggctcacgcctgtaatcccagcactttgggaggctgaggtgggcggatcacctgaggtcaggagttcaagaccagcctgaccaacatggtgaaaccccgtctctactaaaagtacaaaaattagccgggcgtggtggtgggtacttgtaatcccagctactcgggatgctgaggcaagagaatcactggaacccggcaggcagaggttgcagtgagccgagattgcaccactgcactccagcctgggcaacaagagcaagcctctgtctcaaaaaaaaacaaaaaaaaaaaccaaaaaaaaccaaaggaaTAATGATTCTATATAATATGCATtagagcaaaaattaaaatggaaggcATTGAGTGTCGATTGTCATAGGCATTATTTACACTCATTAACATATCCTCAAGTAATCCTGCAActcctgaaaaaaatgtttaaaattttaaatgcctttaATTTCTCAGTCTACACGAATACTTTTCTtcttagagaaaacaaaattcacaCATGTAACTTGCTCTGTATTTAGTCAATTAGCTAAAGATCTATACTTTTGCCATCTACCCTCAGCTCAGATTGAAGGCTTAGTCTATAAACAGTTGCTAatgaaaaatatccaaaaaatGCATGAGCCAATCAAAAATTTCTCATCAGTCACATCTTCTAGGAATGAAAGTGGCACTTCTagataaacataagaaaatatcaaTGCAAACATTCTCAAATTATCTTGCTGAAATATTGAGTGTTTTCATCCAAATTTCAGTCTCACTATTGCACATGCCTCCTGCAGATGAGGGCTCAATGCAGAAGTCAGATCTTGCCAAAACCAATCATTtcataaaaaatcaaaaagaatatcAAAGTAAATGTGCAAATAAAATTGGTGCTTAAAGCATGTTCAAAACATAAGTCCCCAAGACAAAGGAGTTTAACTCAATTGGCAGGAAAACAGCTAAGCAACTACACCTGATTTTCCCACTTGTCCTTAGTAAGATCTTACTTAGCtagcacaaacaaacaaaccaaagacaaaaattgcAAGCTAACAAAATGACCATGTATTGAACTGAGTCTCCCATTCTTTAGTTTTTAACTCTACTTCCTTTATATGGGGCAATAATCAGTTCACGTAGAAAATAAGTTATCGACATACTTTTTCAAGTAACAGCCTGGATATCTTCAGCTTCACGAAACGGGTATAACAGTTTTAATTGGCACGCTTGAGAGAACCTAGCATTCTATCTGAGAGCTTGGCACTCGCCGCATGTTCAGGGCGTGACGATGTATCTCTTGCATCTGTCTGATGCGGTCCTTCTGCCACATCAGGTTTTGAGGCATAGGATATCTCTGTGTGCCATGCAAGTACCGGTATGGGATCCTCACGTGACAAGCAGTGGCTCTACAACGAGGTTGTGGCATAGGAGGAAGAAGCATCCACCTCTTCCTCTCAGCACAGTATCGGTAGGCTTCTTTCCGATACTGTTTATCAATATCATCACTGTTTTTCCAGCCTCCTATAATGAAGACATCATCTTTGTAATAGCAAATGGCTGCTCCTTCAATGCTTAGAACTTCTGGAGGCAAGCTTTCAAGGATCTCATCAGACACTTGGCTGGCAATTTTTCTTACTGCTTCTTCGTTTTCTAAACAATAACTCTTGGGACAACATGATGCTGTCTGATAAAAGTTTGAATTGACCACAGACATTTGGAAAAAGCAGTAATTGTCAATAAGGGGCAAAGATTCCACATCTTGCCACTGTCGAGTCTCTGTATCATAGCAAGTAATTacagcctttaatccatcttcagtgtCCCGGTCTACAGGAGTGCGGGCGGCAATGTATACAAACCGGTCTTCAATGGCTAGTGCTTTGACATCTCGAAGAATCTTTGGTGCCGATTCCAAGTTGTGCCATTTATCAAGCTCAGGATTATAAACAGTCACATCTTTAAAACCAGGACTAAAGTTGCCATGTCCTCCAATGCTATAGAGCTTCCCTTTGACTTCTGTTAGTCCAAAAGAATGCTTTCTTGTCATCAGACTACAAACATGTTCCCAAGTATTCAAATTTGGGTTATACCTTTCAACAGTTTTAGCAAACCCTGGCTCCATTGATCCAGCAACATACACGTAGGATTCTGTTACTGCAACAGCATGTCCATCGAGGTGATTATGAATATGTGGCAGGTTTACCCATCTGTCCTCATCAACAAAATACCCCACACATTCACTTAAATAGTCCCCTCCTTCTGACACACCTCCAATAACCATGATCACATCCATGTTTTGCCCATAACGAGGCAATAGTGAGACATGAGAAGTGGGGTGCTGGCATGTGCCCGATTGTATATTCTCAGCTCTCAGAGCATGTCTCTCCACTGCGTCAGCCACCAACTTGACACAAACTTCATTATTGGCTACCAGCCTCTCTGGTTTGACATGTCGAGTAAGGTAGGTAGGTTTCATCTGGGACAACCTGAGCAATTTAAAAAGTTCTTCaaagtatctctctctctcttcagcaTTTCTCTGAACCCATTTCAAAACGGTTTCAAAGAGAACCTCTTCAGAATCAACTGTAATTTCCAAATCTGAAAGCCAGTCCCTAATGAGATGGAAAGGTAACGTATAAAATTCTTCATCCTGAATCACTTTGTGGAAATTTCTCCGTATCATATCAGCAGCCTTCAAAGCAAGTTGGCTCAGGGTGTACATGTGGGCTAAGCTATGAATTGCCACACAATTTGAGAGATGAAGTTTTTTCTTGAGAAATTCTCCACAAAATTCTTTTAAACGAATGAGTAGGAAcctaaaatcaagaaaaagagaaaagattaatttttcaaatgtgcatattttatgtggttacttttttgttttttcagacagggtctcactctgccacccaggctggagtgcagtggtgtgatctcggctcactgcaacctttacctcctaggttccagcaattctcctgcctcagcttcctgagttgctggggtgtgccaccacgtccagctaatttttgtatttttagtagggacagggtttcaccatattggccatgctggtcttgaactcctgacctcaaagtgatttgcctgccttggcctcccaaagtgctgggattacaggtgtgagccactgtgcctggccatggcctacattaaaaaaaaaaaaattatatatatgtatatataatttttttgtagagacgaggtctccctatattgtctacactggtcttgaactccttgctttaagcaatcctcctgcctctgcttcccaaagtgtttgggattacaggtgtcagccaccacacccagcgtaTGGTCACATTTTGAGAGCATCTAAATTATACATATTGAAATAGTTAATCTCACTTTATAcacaaaatctggaaaaaaaaaaaaaaaaaaaaaaacccaccaccaaattagaaaatattgtgctggaaaagtatgtttaaaagcacaaggccgggcgcggtggctcaagcctgtaatcccagcactttgggaggccgagacaggcggatcacgaggtcaggagatcgagaccatcctggctaatacggtgaaaccccgtctctactaaaaaaatacaaaaaactagccaggcgaggtggcgggcgcctgtggtcccagctactcgggaggctgaggcaggagaatggcgggaacccgggaggcggagcttgcagtgagctgaggtccggccactgtactccagcccggcgacagagcgagactccgtctcaaaaaaaaaaaaaaaataaaaaaaaaataaaagcacatataggctaggcgcaggggctcacacctataatcccagcattttgggaagttgaggatcgcttgaaccaggagttcaagaccagcctgggaaacatggcaaaaccaagtctcttaaaaaaaggcacatggccgggcgcagtggctcacacctgtaatcccaggactttgggagactgaggcaggcagatcacttgaggtcaggagtttgagaccaggctggccaacaacagggtgaaaccctgtctctaataaaaatacaaaaattagctgggcatggtggggagcacctgtaatcccagctacttgggaggctgaggcaggagaatcacttgaatctgggaggcagaggttgtagggggctgagattgcgccactgcactccaggttgggtgacagagcaagactctgtctcaaaaaaaaaacaacaaaaaaaca is from Macaca thibetana thibetana isolate TM-01 chromosome 16, ASM2454274v1, whole genome shotgun sequence and encodes:
- the KLHL11 gene encoding kelch-like protein 11 produces the protein MAAAAVAAAAAAAAAASLQVLEMESMETAAAGSAGLAAEVRGSGTVDFGPGPGISAMEASGGDPGPEAEDFECSSHCSELSWRQNEQRRQGLFCDITLCFGGAGGREFRAHRSVLAAATEYFTPLLSGQFSESRSGRVEMRKWSSEPGPEPDTVEAVIEYMYTGRIRVSTGSVHEVLELADRFLLIRLKEFCGEFLKKKLHLSNCVAIHSLAHMYTLSQLALKAADMIRRNFHKVIQDEEFYTLPFHLIRDWLSDLEITVDSEEVLFETVLKWVQRNAEERERYFEELFKLLRLSQMKPTYLTRHVKPERLVANNEVCVKLVADAVERHALRAENIQSGTCQHPTSHVSLLPRYGQNMDVIMVIGGVSEGGDYLSECVGYFVDEDRWVNLPHIHNHLDGHAVAVTESYVYVAGSMEPGFAKTVERYNPNLNTWEHVCSLMTRKHSFGLTEVKGKLYSIGGHGNFSPGFKDVTVYNPELDKWHNLESAPKILRDVKALAIEDRFVYIAARTPVDRDTEDGLKAVITCYDTETRQWQDVESLPLIDNYCFFQMSVVNSNFYQTASCCPKSYCLENEEAVRKIASQVSDEILESLPPEVLSIEGAAICYYKDDVFIIGGWKNSDDIDKQYRKEAYRYCAERKRWMLLPPMPQPRCRATACHVRIPYRYLHGTQRYPMPQNLMWQKDRIRQMQEIHRHALNMRRVPSSQIEC